The Branchiostoma lanceolatum isolate klBraLanc5 chromosome 12, klBraLanc5.hap2, whole genome shotgun sequence DNA segment aatatgatatgTTTTCTGTCGGAAAACGTAATGGTACCAACTACTGGTAATTTCccatgtatgcaaatgagcataATTCTGGTTATTTGGTATTTTCccatatatgcaaatgagcataCTTCTGGTTATATCTCTCCAGGTTACAACACAGAAAAGGAGCAGGTGAAATGTCCCGTATGTAAGGAGGTCACTCCGCTACCACCGGAGGGGATTCCCGGTCTGCAGCACAAGGCTCGCGGTTTCCTGTTCCGAATCGGAAGTCAGAGCCCGAAGATTGCCGAGTTCACGAACACCATCTACCTTCGGCATTTCTGCCCCGCCCGAGCGAAGCAGGTCCAAAGTCACCGGAAATGCTTCGTTCCTGCAACAAAGAGGTAATAAAGGGGTTTATTAtgttacaaaatttcaaaagttAAGTTAACATATAATTccgccatcctgaaaagatacatccaaacagatctccaacccaacattccccagtataatgcaatccaagtggattaatgttaatggtggttagAAATGTTCTCTCCGTATATGTACTAACTTGAATGTAAAGAACTTGCAATGTCATTGCCTTAACATAGCTAAGTACAATGTAATGTGCAGCCCTTTGTCTGGCAATTTCGGGATTTCGTTTTCAAAAGGTTTTAAAACTATCATCGATTCGTCAGTGATATCAACAATAAGCGAAGGAATTGTGTGAAAGCGCTTCTGGCAAAAAGCCAATCTGATACCATATACCCCCGTCCTTGCAGGTGTGTTGAGTGTGACGAGTACCTCTGCTCCCTCTGCTCATCCAACCACCTGTTGGAAATGCACAAAGCGCCGCCTACCGTCTGCGGACGGCACAACAAAGCAGGTAAGTGCTTGCTTGTGCGctcaaaaagttttttttcggtGATAACTTAATAACTCTGACTTTGGATTTGCAAGTAGGGTTTCGAACTTTCCTTTCAAAACCAGCGTTAGCTTGCATCTTTTGGATCTACTTTCTTTACCTTTTTCATAtcttattttgtacattttcgaTTCATGATTTTGTTCTGTGTTGGatctcttttcctttctttttcatATCTTATTACGTCCCTTTTGTTCTGGATGTTGTTCTATTTATCAGATGATTTCTACTGCAAACACTGTAACGTcgattttgttgtgtttgtcagAGGATTTCTACTGCGAGGACTGTAACGTGGTGACGTGTTCCCGCTGCGTGTTGTTCTGTTTCAGAGGATTTCTACTGCGAGGACTGTAACGTGGTGACGTGATCCCGCTGTGTGTTGTTGTGTTTCAGAGGATTTCTACTGTGAGGACTGTAACGTGGTGACGTGTTCCCGCTGCGTGTTGTTCTGTTTCAGAGGATTTCTACTGCGAGGACTGTAACGTGGTGACGTGATCCCGCTGTGTGTTGTTGTGTTTCAGAGGATTTCTACTGTGAGGACTGTAACGTGGTGACGTGTTCCCGCTGCGTGTTGTTCTGTTTCAGAGGATTTCTACTGCGAGGACTGTAACGTGGTGACGTGATCCCGCTGTGTGTTGTTGTGTTTCAGAGGATTTCTACTGTGAGGACTGTAACGTGGTGACGTGTTCCCGCTGCGCTGGGACCATCCACATCCACCACGACACGTGCGAGATGGAAGAGGTCGCGGCCGGGTTCAGGGAGGTCATGGACATCTGGCTCGACCAATGGCGGCAGGGGAGGTGGCAGGTGTGTAGCGCTAcgtacttcacctaaatccgcaggGATTTTGAAAAACGGGGTTTGTAGGGATATATGCTTCTGTATGCGTACTTATTAGAAGAACTACGttagaacaaaacattttttgggAAAGTTGCTAGGCCTATACGGAGTCCGCAAACGACGGTTTCAGTGGCAGGGCATATTTTCTACTGGGAGGGATTGCTACCACGTCCTCAATCACGGGACCATCATTggtttacgtcccttccaaaaaaaGGTGGAGCCCTACCCAAGCCAGTGTCCTATCCAGGATTGAATGTGGGTCTCCCGGTTACCAAATACTCGAAACAATGAGCTCaaatgtgaggctgctacatctacatctacatctacgtatctacatctacatgtacatctacaactacaactacatctacatctacacctACAccaacatctacatctacatgtacatctacaccTACaccaaaatctacatgtacatgtacatctacgtCTACGCCTATATACTTAACTGGGCAAAGCCCTCATTCAGAGACATACCACCCAGGTGCACGGCGATAGTGCTGCCGGTGGGGATGGCCGTGGTGCTGAAATGAAATAGTGAGAGCaaaaatggaacaaactaagttgagctatagggacatccctcatcATCTTAAACATATCTTATTTTTCCCAGATGGAGGAAGATCTTGAGATGAGCCTGATGGAGGTGAACACGCAGATCCAGATGCAGTCGGACAGGATCCTGGACTCGGTCATCGACGTGCTCAGACAGCGGGAACAGGACCTGCTGGATCAGGTGGGGAATTTCCCCTATATACAAAACAAGACTCTGTTAGTTTGCTGTGTTTGCGTGGCGagttagcctgactaaatcgcgttcctagcggccggcccgatcGTAAGCGCCCCCGAGCAAGAGGAGGTCCTAAACACTGGCTGCGTGGCGGGTTTCAGCCAGCGGTTGTATTACAATGACAGCCTTTAATTGCAAAACAATACACACTCACGTCAAACCTTTTTCCTTCTTTAACAGAAACATCTAGAATTCAAGTCGTTCATGATAGTACGTCGGCGAAGCTTACTACTTCTACTTCACATATCAATGAATGGacgaatggatgaatgaatgagtgaatgaatgaatggatggatggatggatggatgaaatgGCTAGGTAAAGATGACGCCGCCATCCCCAAACTTATGGTAACATAAAAACTTTCATACGTGACATTTTCCTTTCCTCCTCAGGTGGACAAATTTGCACGAGACATGTGCATCAGATTCCAAGACGAGAAAAGCAAGTACGGTACGGAGAAGAGCCATCTCAAGCCGCTGTGCGACTTCAGCGAGAGTCTCGTGCGATTCGGCAGCGACCAGGAGGTTATATCCCTCCACCGCGAGATCACTGTGCAGCTGGAGTCCGCCGTGAGCGAGATGGAACCGACTGAGGTGCCTGATGATCTGAGGAGGGAGATGTTCTTTGAGCCCGAAAAGGTAGGCActggaatctccaagcagatattagggTTAGGGCTGTGTACCGACtgggtgtatgtatgtgtgaatgtatgtgtgttatgggtgtgtgtgtgcatgtgtgtgtgtgtgtgtgtgtgtgtgtgtgtgtgtgtgtgtgtgtgtgtgtgtgtgtgtgtgttcctctggatggattgtaatgatatttggtatgtggattggtgttggaaagacaaaggtcagggtcgattttgagctccctggtatttgaccttggcactgcagcagaacctcctgtatcttttgaccttgacgtgctatggtcttgattttttttgatggcagatagcttgtgatataagcaagacgtggtgtaggtatggcccccctagcagcttcctttagaactgcaggggcttttttgtcaaaatctgaaagagaaaaaaggaacaatggattttTGTATCTTACAGCTCCCTGATGTCACCGACTGGATACAGATCGGCGCAGTGTCCGTCTCCCAAACAGACGGTTTCAGCAGGAACTCCAAACACTCCATCACGAGCAGGGACAGCGGGCACGGATCGCGGAGCTCGTCCGAACTGTCGCTCGAGAGCATCGGATTGGCCAGGAGCCTGTCACGTGAGAGTGACGTCTTCTCCTCAGATGACGTCAGCAAGTCCAGCAAAGATCTCCGGGCTGCCTCACCTGTTTCAGGTGAGctattgttgtacatgtacagtcacacCTGTCTGTAGCGTCGGTtagagtgtttggcccagaagtcagtggtcccgggttcgactcccctgacatgccaccgatgttgtgtcctttaaCCTTTCTGTGGCGTCATGTTGGcgaagaacccagaggtcctgggttcaaatccaatGAACGttatgccaccgatgttgtgcactTGAGAAAGGTGAAGTGAATGTGTATAATGAGGGTCTGACTCCAAAGGTTTCcttatagcctgggtgccattctttAGTAGAAGTAACAACTGGCTTAATCTTTTCGCAAGCGCAATCGCTACGAATGAAAAGAACTCCAATACGAGATCTAAGTTTACCAGGTTGATGAAGGGACAGAGTTTGTATGGAAAGCTCCCCAGGGTAGAAAACTCTTAAGATATTTCTCAAAAGATATAAATGTTCCCTTCTTTTAAGGTGAAGAAAACAGCCTTCCTGACGGAGAAAAGGCGAAGAAGAAGTGGAAAAGTCTAAGGCAGAAGATGAAGAAACACGGCATGAAGACGACAGACAAGATCCGCAAGTTGTCGTCTCCGACAGGCAGCACGGAGAAGCTACATGAACCGGAGACTGCTgggaaggaggaggagaaaaagGTGACATCTGCAATGTTCattaacaatacatgtacttagactTTGAACATTCTTGTGCTTAGACTTTGAACATTCTAATGTGGGGGTCTccatgtggtgtagtggtctgcgcttctgttactagccactaggcccgggttcaagccccgggcaggacacctctggacaagaggcgcattgagtcataccaaagactttataaaaatggtacatacttgatacttctgaaacagtatggaagttaaacatactccactgccagtggactagccccctgctgcagtgattgcaccacagtgtggcccagggctatgaaacggggatgggcgccgccctatacaccttatagtgtgggaggattttaactttaactaacatcTACATTCTATTGTATGATCTAGATATGTTGATGATAATTCTCCACCTTATATTTCCTACAAGGTAAAAACTCAGATTTGAATAGGTTTCAAATGAAACACACCTTACATGACCTTCCCTGGTGGCTGAGTGACGCCACcaagcctcttcggctaatctaaagtgtcccccaaaaaaaacactacggatttggtgcgcctaTGTGCAAACATCTAGCACACCAAGAACCatgcatttaaaaaaatatttttaaatgaaatgaatatttaacTGCATAGCTGTGTATCTGTAACTCATGTATTCTCAAATTAATATCAACTCTTGTCATAGCAAATCTGTAAAATTCAGCCCTTCTGCTACAAGCAAGATTTTAatccatgttgttgttgttgttgttgttgtcttgtcGAAATAAACCAGGCAACTACTGCCAGACGAGGGTCCAGACTGAGCTCGTCCGACCTGTCTCTTGTGAGCCTGGGGTTGGTCAAGAGCCCGACAGCAGAGGCTACACAAGGTACAACGTTGACACCATTTTGTCAATTGCGAatctttttaaatttcaaattttcGGCAACAGATTGATGTAGGTTTGTGCCACTTTGCGAATACCCTCGACAAACACTATTTCTTAAAGTTAATAACATTGCAAGCAGACCTGTAGTTTTACTGCAACTTTGTGTTTGTTGTACTAAGGTGTAAAATAATCTAATTTTTGCTTCTCTGTTACTCTACCAATTTTGATGTGGTCTTGTGTTGTTctggggggtgtccctgtggtgtagtgatctgcgcttctgttacttaccacatctgatTCTCATTACttgaaccagaaggcccgagttcaactcccgggtaggacacctctggaccaAGAGACGCATTGAGGCATGCCAAAGAATGTATAAAAATGgaacatacttctgaaacagtatggaagttaaacacactccactgccagtggactagccccctactacagtgattgcaccccaGAGTGGCCACAGGGCTATGCAACGGGGATGGGCAcagccctatacaccttatggtgtggcaGGATTTTAACTTATAACTTGTGTTGTTCTTAGGTCAAGAAAGGGGTAAGAACACCTGGCTACAGCTAAGACAGAGGATGCGGCAGCAGGGCTTCAAGACAGACAAGCTCCGCCAGTCCCGAGACTCACAGGAAGGCGACTCAGGAGACGATCCAGGGCCGGTCGTACGCTCTGCCAGGAAGGGGTCCGTGTTCCGAAAGGTCGTGGCCATGGCTGTGATCAAGGAGAAAGAGAAACAACAGGAATCGGTAAGTGtgcagccttctgttttcatgattttttttctaactttttattttttggaaaataaaaatccgttaaccaagaaattaaattggtgtggtctcagTGATACCTGATAAGAAATCAATGGATTAAAACGTATCTCCAAGGAggtaatatatatgtatttaacctccttggtatctcAGAGATAAATGAATATCAAAGACATATTCTTGGGTCAATTTTGACACTATGTCTTTccttgaaagttaatctgtgttggtagaagtagttctgaatcaaagttgaactgcaattgaaaacacaaaaattggacttacccaaatttttgactgatcagtcTTTGTCGAGGAATGACATTTGAGCatgacagtcgaaaatttgggttagTCCGATTATTGTGTTGGCAATTCACAGGTCAACTTTCATTCAGTGACTTCTACCCACAATGATGAACTTTTATCAATAAGTAAGTTTCTAAGGACAGTTTTTCCTACTCTATTGAAAGCATCAAGCATTATACTACTCCCCCTAACTCCTCCGTTTTGCATTCCGCTCTTTGCCCCGCCTCATAATACGTTACTTTTGgtaccgcatctgttagcagcgacacctgtgctgcagtgcaatgtgaacccgtcctgaggaaggtgatagaTGGTCACCAACATGTTGGTTGAATACAACACTTGGTTGTGATCAAAATCAAAAGTCTTTTTGTTCAAATGATACTTTGATTGACAGTCTCCATTCTTCTGTTTAGGAGGACGCCCCGGCGACGACAGGCCACCTTGACTGGAGGCGACACAGCGCCGCTGCCCTGGCCGGTGCCCCGTACACGCTGGGCCAAAGCCCTCATGTCCTGGACACTCTGCGCGAAACACGCTCGAAAGAAAACGCTCGTTTAAACTGGAGGAAGGCGCGGTCCCAGACCATCAACGTTCTTCGCGCCACAACTCCTTCGACTAAGTCGGACAAAAAAGTGCATTTTGACTGGAGGCAAAATGGGCATAATCAGTGATTttcacctacttttatgggggcaatcaccattctaccattatttatcatttttattaaAATAACACACCGAAAAGTAACCAGTAATTTTGCAGGAAGGCCTTGTCTTCAGGAAAAGGGATTACGTTCGGTCCCCCTTGTGGCTTTCTTTCAAATTGCAGTTTTCCATCAAACACATGGAAGTTTGTGCTCAATTTGTtttaactattttttttcttcaattctatGGTGTAGGTATTTATTAACCATATTCATTATTGTGGCAGAAAAAGATATTACATGTTTCATTGTGATTGCAAGCAAACTTGTATAATCTAGACTTGTTTACACTTCGCAATGGAAAGACTTTCAAAACATCATATGGTGCATTATATTAGTGAATGAATTTTGGTTTAGACCTGAATATGCAATACAATGGAAGTTTAGTTGAGTGAGTGACTCTACGGTGTCATGTGAACTGGTTGTACATACTGATAATTGcattgatgatacatgtactaacagaTATATTTTTACTAACACATATATTTTTATATGAAGTCATATCCTACACCCTACAAGTGTTATCTTTtggaaatatcataatataacaTCCTTCCCTATGATATAGCCTTTGGGCACAATTCTGTATTAGGTATGAAATGGTTAGGGTGCAGGAAAGTTCTATtcaagatacaatgtatgagTTAAGCAGCATTTCTGATCTGAGCTTCCTAGAATCACAGGCCAAAAAATAGCAATGTTCCACCTTGCAAACAATGTTGGCCTGTGTAACTCTCATCTTCTTTAGAATATCTGTTCGTTTCAAGGTCTTGCTGGGGTTTATGTGTTAGTAGATAAGATTTCAGAAGTACTGTCCATAGCAggttttggtatgtgggttagAATTGTACAGCTACTTGAATCAAGGAGTTGGGCCCAGTTACGGTTGGTTTTGTACTGCAGTTGTTTTGCATGTACCTTTTAAGAAAAAGTATTCTTGTCTCATACTTTTGGGATTGGAAATTCATTACTTTTAAAAACTCGTTACCTCCATTACCACTTATCAATTGGTTAAATTTATTCtccactttgaaaacagtgtttgagagatctctaagGCATACATTTTAGgtatacattgtactggggaatgttgcattggagatctctttagatGGAATTTTTAAGCTGGCAGCTATATATAAGTTTATGTGACCTGGTGCAAGAAGAAGTTACTTAGATGCTATCTTTAGTGTTGGAGTGGGTAATTTTTGCATGGGAAGGCGAGGTAGGGTATAGATTTGTCATGTGGTACATATTTTGGGTTTTAATGACTTTGGGAATGGGAGAGACAGTAGGAGCGAACATGTGTCCTCCCCGGGTGGAAAAGGGGGtctgttcttgtttttcctttagCATGAGTTGGTTGACATCTTGCAAAATGCAGGGCCTGGCAACATGTTTGCTTGTTGGTTTACATAGACCTGTGAAAGCAGTGGTCTGACGAAGTAAGAGTTTTGTAGCATCTTTTGAACAACAGCTAAAATTGTAACTGGATACTTCAAACTTGGAAGGATGCTGAGACTGTGGAAATCCTACTGAATGATGTATGAATAAACAACTGTCGCTCCACTTCTTGGCTTCGGTCATTTCTGAATCAGACTCTAACTACAGATGTGTACATATTGGGGGGTAGTAACATTGTGATGGTCAATTTTCTGATGCAAATGttgaaataaagacattttaATAATTTCTGAATAGATTTAAAACACATAATTTGCCATTTTTACTTTGTGAAGACTATTCTACGTCTCCCTGCAGTAAAAGGTGATAAAATAAGATTGATATGAAACATTCCTGACAACAGTTCATTGATAGCCGTAATTTCTCATAATAAACAGCACACATATTGTCTGCTTAGATGGCCCCATAGCATGCAAAAAAATTTAAATAATATCTCTGTTACACACATACCATAACATAGTACTAGACATTATGGATGGTCCCATAGCATGCAACACACAAACCAGAACATAGAGTActagtcaatcaatcaatcaatcaatcattccaTCAAAGTACCAGGTCTTaggcaatacatgtatatccccaACAGCACTCATGACCCAAACAAGTACATATATTGTCAATGGTATTGTATATCATGAAAAGCACAATTGCTTTTTTTGTATAAAGCCAGTAAAAAATGCTCGGAAAAATATCATGACACCTGTATttcttaaatgtatttttcaactcTATCAAATGTTTATTTAGAGGTGTATCTTTGCCCCCTGAGTGGTCTGTATCCTGTGTGGTTTTTAAGCTGCTTGTTGAGTCTTAAAGTGTTCTCTTAAGATCTCCTCTGCCGTCTTAAGGTTAGCCAGCTTGGTGGCCTTTCCTTGGAACCTCCCTCTCTTAGCGGCTCCTTTCCCTCCCAACACCTCAGCAACCCTGGGGTGAAAGAGAAAGATTGAATCATCAACGGTAATTCTGACGATGCTTTGGATGCATAAACGAcaggaaaatataacaaaaaacATAGATGTTCAATTGTAAACTTATAAACTAGACTTGTTTACACTTTGCAATGGATAGACTTGCACTGAACCAGGGTTGGACAAATTTTGAAAGATAAAGATATTGAATCGTCAAAGGTAATTCTAATGATACTTTAACTGCCTgtcccctacccacctaccaaatatcataagaatccatccacaacttctcaagttatactgtccacagacagacagatacacacacaaatgacaccgaaaacataaccttcttggcaaaggtagtaAAGTATCCTGTACATCTATAGAAGTATTGCTAAGTTTTTCGGTAGTGAACTTACTTTGGTCCCACAGCCTCCACCACGTCAGCTGGTCCAGACAGGAGGAACGGCCCCGCCCCTTTCTCATCTCCCACTGACAGCAGCACCAAGGCATTCTGGGTAAGGTCAGAGGGCACAAGTGAGTGGACTAGAACAACATGAagcttagcctccgttgcagactatttccggctgttttctttttcaagttacagttttattttaaggctacaccaagtaatttttatggatgacgtccgcgcacgcattgattttggcctgtgcccagaaaaaaaacaagaaattccgctgcctgtaactatgaccaaagagttcctttttaatatactatgtttctgcaggcctgcaaatcaatgggatatggaaagaaacaggacaggacaacaactgctgttcaacttcaactgattcaaattattgctgttttcattatcaataaagaattgttagttgttacactgtgttctctcattcaatttgtgttgtAAGacgtgtcgtcgactattatatttcaaatctaggcatcttgtttttttcggcccttcttgggtttttttcgcgctctcgcattagatttagggtctccaaaggacgtcatccataaaaattacttggtgcagcctaacttgaaaaagaaaactgccttaaggagtctgcaatggaggctacatGAAGCTATCAATCAATGATCAGGATGATTTTAAGTATCATAATTGCCTTTTGTTTGTCTACACTACATTCAATTGATACAAATAAATCATAAGAAATTAGAGTTTCTCACTCAAAGCATTGCTTGTTAGTTGGCCCTTTTTATTAtttctgaatttcaaaatcttatccagttgcttgagaaattatttttggcgtatcttattacctggatgtctaaccttcatcaatgtgacTGCTCAATTAGTTCAGTCGCACATTTAGTATCAGAATTCCAATCTCATTAGCAATGATGTTCATGTTCAAATAAATCATAAGAAATTAGAGTTTCTCACTCAAAGCATTGCTTGTTAGTTGGCCCTTTTTATTAtttctgaatttcaaaatcttatccagttgcttgagaaattatttttggcgtatcttattacctggatgtctaaccttcatcaatgtgacTGCTCAATTAGTTCAGTCGCACATTTAGTATCAGAATTCCAATCTCATTAGCAATGATGTTCATGTTCAAATAAATCATAAGAAATTGGAGTTTAACAGATTTGAAAAATCACTTCAAGCATTGCTTGTTAGTTGGCACTTTTTCCAGACAACACTGTTCGATAACTTCAGTTGCACATTGGAATGATTACCTCATTTCCAATTTCGTTAGCAATGATGTTCATGAACTCACTGTCTCCCTCCTTCCTGGATGtgtaatgaaaaacaaaatctgaTCAAGTCTGTAGGAACTGAAGTAAATGAAGATATATTTGTAATGAAAGGGAATGGCAACATTCACATGACACTTAATCAAGGTGGCCTTGGACTCCAGTAGGAGTTTGCTATCTGGTTTGTGTTGGACTGAACTCACAGTAATGGGTTTAGTCAGATTTCAAATTCGTCTAATTTTCAATGGACATTGACTTGATTTTTTGACAAAGCCTCTGGGATGGATGCAATCCATGACTGAATGAAATAACCAGGAAAACATGGTGTCCTCTCTGAGTCCCCTGCAACAGAAGGGCCTCTAATTTCtgtgttttcttagtgtagggtgtCCAGAAAACGCCCCGATGCCCTGCTAGCCAATAGCCTATCTGTACTTAGTATCACATGGGATTGTATATCAAACTAACATATGCACTTTCCCTCTCCTTACCTATGTAGACAGAAGACTGGGTCCCTGTTGGGCTGACTCTTGTATCTCTGTGCTTCTAGTACAGCAATGTCTCTGAGAAGCCCTGTACATGCctgacaaataaagaaatagataatgACATTTCACTTTCACTGAGTAGCCCTGTACATGTCTGACTGacaaacaaatagatagatGAGGACGTTTCACTTTCACCTATCCAAAATGTGGTAAACtggaatgttaaaaaaaatcaatatcaaattttattgcaaTTTCACAACTCCTAATCAAGATTTACTAGAAAAGAATTCAAAACATAGAGATAAAATGCTTTCGGAAGATTCTAGGGATCACATACAGAGACCGCATCTCAAATGCTGAAGTACGGAATGGAGTCAAATAAAACATTGGTCCATATCAAGACCTCCTTACAACAGAAAATTGAAGTAGGATGGCCACGTGTCACGGTCATCAGCACTAGCCAAAACTAACATGAAAAGAACCGTCCAGAGAGGAGGAAAGAGGggtagacaacggaaaagatgaaAGGATAacatcagagaatggacagacATTGATTTCAGACAGACCTTGTTTGATATCTTTAGAGATTTCTGCAGCTTGTCTGCCATTTCTACATGCTCCTCTGGGGGACACCTAGTTTCAGAGGGAGTAAAGAAAATATTAGTACTCAGTCAGCCAAAAAGTACAGAGAGAGCAAAATTTTTACACACCTAAACAAAGAAGAATTGGGAGAAAAAAAACCCTACTTATTCTTACTTATATGAGGACAAATGACATATCAATTAACATTTTTAAGATGGCTTTCAATATTTGAGTCAAAACATACAGAGTGAGCAAAACTTTTGATTGAAT contains these protein-coding regions:
- the LOC136445809 gene encoding E3 ubiquitin-protein ligase TRIM56-like, with the protein product MDYGEFRFARCRLCGDAVNNPRLLTCWHVFCQDCLIGYNTEKEQVKCPVCKEVTPLPPEGIPGLQHKARGFLFRIGSQSPKIAEFTNTIYLRHFCPARAKQVQSHRKCFVPATKRCVECDEYLCSLCSSNHLLEMHKAPPTVCGRHNKAEDFYCEDCNVVTCSRCAGTIHIHHDTCEMEEVAAGFREVMDIWLDQWRQGRWQVCSATYFT